Proteins from one Setaria italica strain Yugu1 chromosome V, Setaria_italica_v2.0, whole genome shotgun sequence genomic window:
- the LOC101780430 gene encoding SUN domain-containing protein 4: MQRSRKALLRRTAAAAAAQEQSAGAEAAANGRKRRLYGFSASLVVASWVAVLLLHSLVGHGDGQRDGGGSAVALTVVEPTVNEGSVDPVVQGEHGENLAVPGDTCVSTDENVVLSEETLMQADQLCSNDEVQSENTEALTKDSRIELSGDEGGSLPQTDLGSGVQSGAKAESEDLPRPARLPRVVPPGLDEFKTRAIAERGPGVSSQPGNVIHRREPSGKLYNYAAASKGAKVLEFNKEAKGASNILDKDKDKYLRNPCSAEGKFVIIELSEETLVDTIAIANFEHYSSNPKEFELLSSLTYPTENWETLGRFTVANAKHAQNFTFPQPKWARYLKLNLLSHYGSEFYCTLSMLEVYGMDAVEKMLENLIPVENKKTEPEDKTKDPVEQIPLKEPSGGKESAEEPLDEDEFELEDDKQNGDALKNGANDQVSETRTLQAGRIPGDTVLKVLMEKVQSLDVSFSVLERYLEELNSRYGQIFKDFDADIDNKDVLLEKIKQELKNLESSKDSIANEIEGILSWKQVASSQLNQLVLDNALLRSEFEIFRQKQTDMENRSLAVIFLSFVFACLALAKLSIGLMSKFCRFYDFEKFHNVRSGWLVLLLSSCIIASILIIQ, encoded by the exons ATGCAGAGGTCGCGGAAAGCCCTTCTGCggaggacagcggcggcggcggcagcgcaggaGCAGAGCGCGGGGGCGGAGGCCGCCGCTAACGGGAGGAAGAGGCGGTTGTATGGCTTCTCCGCCTCCCTCGTCGTCGCGTCGTGGGTCGCcgtgctcctcctccactccctcGTCGGACATGGCGACGGTCAACGAG ATGGAGGAGGCTCTGCTGTCGCTCTTACTGTCGTCGAGCCTACCGTGAATGAAGGTTCTGTTGATCCTGTTGTACAGGGGGAGCATGGGGAGAATTTGGCCGTGCCTGGTGATACTTGTGTTAGTACTGACGAAAATGTCGTGCTTTCAGAGGAGACACTGATGCAAGCAGATCAGCTGTGCTCCAATGATGAGGTGCAGAGTGAGAACACTGAAGCTCTAACCAAAGATAGTCGGATTGAGCTTTCAGGAGATGAGGGTGGGAGTCTTCCTCAGACAGATCTTGGTTCTGGAGTTCAATCAGGGGCAAAGGCAGAGAGCGAAGATTTGCCGAGACCAGCAAGATTACCACGGGTTGTCCCTCCTGGCCTCGATGAATTCAAGACGAGAGCAATTGCTGAAAGGGGACCTGGTGTTTCCAGTCAACCTGGAAATGTCATCCACCGGAGGGAACCTAGTGGGAAGTTGTATAATTATGCCGCAGCATCTAAAGGGGCTAAGGTCCTAGAATTCAATAAGGAGGCTAAGGGTGCCTCAAACATCTTAGACAAAGACAAAGACAAGTATCTCCGCAATCCTTGCTCAGCAGAGGGGAAATTTGTCATCATAGAGCTTTCTGAAGAAACCTTAGTAGATACAATTGCAATTGCAAATTTTGAGCACTATTCTTCTAATCCGAAAGAATTTGAATTGCTGAGCAGCCTGACATATCCCACAGAGAACTGGGAAACACTTGGAAGATTCACTGTCGCAAATGCCAAACATGCTCAGAATTTCACTTTTCCTCAGCCAAAGTGGGCTAGATATTTGAAGCTGAACTTACTAAGCCATTATGGTTCTGAGTTCTACTGTACTCTCAGTATGCTTGAAGTGTATGGAATGGATGCTGTAGAGAAGATGTTGGAGAACTTGATTCCAGTTGAGAACAAGAAAACTGAACCTGAGGACAAAACCAAGGATCCAGTGGAGCAAATACCTTTGAAGGAGCCTAGCGGGGGAAAGGAATCTGCTGAGGAGCCCCTTGATGAAGACGAATTTGAACTGGAAGATGATAAACAAAATGGTGATGCACTGAAGAATGGTGCTAATGATCAAGTTTCAGAGACAAGGACACTTCaggctggcaggattcctggAGATACAGTTCTTAAGGTGCTAATGGAGAAAGTTCAATCTCTTGATGTGAGCTTCTCTGTCTTGGAGAGGTACCTAGAGGAGTTGAACAGCAGATATGGGCAAATATTTAAGGATTTTGATGCTGATATTGATAACAAAGATGTTTTGTTAGAGAAGATCAAACAGGAGTTGAAAAACCTTGAGAGCAGCAAAGATAGCATt GCGAATGAAATTGAAGGGATCCTCTCATGGAAGCAAGTTGCTTCCTCGCAACTAAATCAGCTGGTCCTGGATAATGCTTTACTCAG ATCGGAATTTGAAATATTTCGGCAAAAGCAGACTGACATGGAGAACAGGAGCCTTGCTGTTATATTTCTCAGTTTTGTTTTCGCTTGCTTAGCTCTTGCTAAGCTGTCTATAGGCCTGATGTCCAAATTTTGTAGATTCTATGACTTTGAAAAGTTCCATAATGTAAGATCCGGGTGGCTCGTGTTGCTGCTGAGCAGTTGCATCATAGCCTCCATTTTGATAATACAGTAA
- the LOC101779625 gene encoding chloride channel protein CLC-c: MAMATKENGLGGAESSTSTPVATPMATPVSTRSVKWEKDVQEAAGTLDRPLLHKRCANTTSQMAVVGANTCPIESLDYEVVENEVYNQDWRSRGKLQIFQYQVLKWTLALIVGLVVALVGFFNNIAVENIAGFKLLLTSNLMLHNRYMAAFVVYISCNTMLAAAAAALCAYIAPAAAGSGIPEVKAYLNGIDAHSILAPSTLLVKIFGSVLGVSAGFVLGKEGPMVHTGACVASLLAQGGSRKYGLTWNWIRYFKNDLDRRDLITCGAAAGVAAAFRAPVGGVLFALEEVTSWWRSSLLWRTFSTTAVVAMVLRGLISYCRGGHCGLFGKGGLIMFDLSSRQATYTATDLGAVMLLGILGGLLGALFNYLVDRILHIYNLLNEKGPRSKIILTITISVITSCCTFGLPWLTSCTPCPPELAGKCPTIGRSGNFKSFQCPAGHYNALASLFFNTNDDAIRNLFSAGTDREFGVSTLLTFFTTVYTLGILTYGVAVPSGLFIPVILAGASFGRLLGSLLGSISGLDTGLFALLGAASLLGGTMRMTVSVCVILLELTNDLHLLPLIMLVLLIAKTLADCFNKGVYEQMVRMKGLPYLEVHAEPCMRSLVAGDVVSGPLITFSSVERVGAIVDTLRHTGHNGFPVIEDQPFAPAPELCGLVLRSHLLVLLQGRIFTRRCVTTGATEVFRTLAPFDFAKAGSGKGLKVDDLDLTEEEMDMYVDLHPITNRSPYTVVENMSLAKAAVLFRGLGLRHMCVVPRTQGRPPVVGILTRHDFMPQYIRGLYPNTMPR; the protein is encoded by the exons ATGGCCATGGCTACAAAAGAAAATGGCTTGGGCGGAGCCGAGAGCTCCACCTCCACGCCGGTGGCGACGCCCATGGCAACTCCAGTGTCGACGAGGTCGGTGAAATGGGAAAAGGACGTCCAGGAGGCGGCTGGCACGCTGGATCGGCCACTGCTTCACAAGCGCTGCGCGAACACGACTTCGCAGATGGCCGTCGTCGGCGCCAACACCTGCCCCATTGAGAGCCTTGATTACGA AGTTGTGGAGAATGAGGTGTACAATCAAGACTGGCGATCAAGAGGCAAACTTCAGATCTTCCAATACCAGGTCCTTAAATGGACCCTGGCCCTCATTGTGGGTTTAGTGGTTGCCCTAGTAGGATTCTTCAATAACATTGCTGTTGAAAACATCGCTGGGTTCAAGCTGCTCCTCACGAGCAATCTCATGCTCCACAACCG GTACATGGCGGCTTTTGTAGTATACATCAGTTGCAATACAATGctggctgctgccgctgctgcattGTGCGCTTATATtgccccagcagcagcaggttctGGCATCCCTGAGGTGAAGGCCTATCTGAATGGCATTGATGCGCACTCGATCTTAGCGCCTAGTACCCTCTTGGTGAAG ATTTTTGGCTCAGTACTAGGGGTGTCTGCTGGGTTTGTGCTGGGCAAGGAAGGGCCAATGGTGCATACTGGTGCTTGTGTTGCCTCCTTGCTTGCGCAAGGTGGGTCACGGAAGTATGGCCTCACCTGGAACTGGATCAGGTATTTCAAGAATGATCTGGACCGCAGGGATCTCATCACCTGTGGAGCTGCAGCTGGCGTGGCAGCAGCCTTCCGTGCCCCGGTTGGCGGCGTGCTCTTTGCGCTTGAAGAAGTTACATCATG GTGGCGGAGCTCGCTTCTCTGGAGGACGTTCTCCACGACGGCTGTGGTGGCAATGGTGTTGCGCGGCCTAATCAGCTACTGCCGTGGTGGCCATTGTGGCTTGTTTGGCAAAGGAGGGCTGATCATGTTCGATCTCAGTTCACGGCAAGCCACGTACACTGCAACGGACCTGGGCGCAGTCATGTTGCTTGGTATCCTGGGCGGGCTGCTTGGTGCTCTTTTCAACTACCTCGTTGACCGGATCCTTCACATTTATAACCTCCTCAACGA GAAGGGTCCGCGCTCCAAGATCATCTTGACCATTACCATCTCAGTGATCACCTCGTGCTGCACCTTCGGCTTGCCTTGGCTCACGTCGTGCACCCCCTGCCCGCCCGAGCTCGCTGGAAAGTGCCCGACCATTGGCCGCTCCGGCAACTTCAAGAGCTTCCAGTGCCCGGCCGGACACTACAATGCGCTGGCATCCCTCTTCTTCAACACCAATGACGATGCCATCCGCAACCTTTTCAGTGCGGGAACCGACAGAGAGTTCGGTGTGTCCACGCTCCTGACCTTCTTCACCACCGTCTACACTCTAGGCATCCTCACCTATGGCGTGGCGGTGCCGTCAGGGCTCTTCATTCCCGTCATCCTCGCTGGCGCCTCGTTTGGCCGTCTGCTCGGTTCGCTGCTCGGCTCCATCAGCGGCCTCGACACGGGGCTCTTCGCGCTGCTTGGCGCGGCATCCTTACTCGGCGGGACCATGCGGATGACGGTGTCCGTGTGCGTCATCCTCCTGGAGCTGACCAACGACCTCCACCTGCTGCCGCTCATCATGCTCGTGCTGCTCATCGCCAAGACGCTGGCGGACTGCTTCAACAAGGGGGTGTACGAGCAGATGGTGCGCATGAAGGGGCTCCCCTACCTGGAGGTGCACGCGGAGCCGTGCATGCGGAGCCTGGTGGCCGGCGACGTCGTGTCAGGCCCGCTCATCACCTTCTCCAGCGTCGAGCGCGTCGGCGCCATCGTCGACACGCTCCGGCACACGGGCCACAACGGGTTCCCCGTGATCGAGGACCAGCCgttcgcgccggcgccggagctgtgCGGCCTGGTGCTGCGCTCCCACCTGCTTGTGCTGCTGCAGGGGCGGATCTTTACCAGGCGCTGCGTCACGACCGGCGCCACCGAGGTGTTCCGCACGCTCGCGCCGTTCGACTTCGCCAAGGCCGGGTCAGGCAAGGGCCTCAAGGTGGATGACCTGGACCtgacggaggaggagatggacaTGTACGTGGACCTCCACCCCATCACCAACCGGTCGCCGTACACCGTGGTGGAGAACATGTCGCTAGCGAAGGCGGCCGTGCTGTTCcgcggcctcggcctccgccaCATGTGCGTCGTGCCGAGGACGCAGGGG AGGCCGCCGGTGGTGGGAATCCTGACGCGGCACGACTTCATGCCGCAGTACATCCGCGGGCTGTACCCGAACACCATGCCCCGGTAG
- the LOC101780023 gene encoding F-box protein At2g40910, with product MDAELGEDVVTEILARLPARSLARFQCVSTSWRRIISSDYLRRMLPLITSGVLYHDGPRGGGDDGARRAYTYACAPDGGGVAEAGDMAFFPRHNASTIIDGCNGLLLYYASRPAAFHVVNPTTRRWAALPAPRARTLLSVLAFDPCASPHYKVVCFTGWLPRGATIEVFDSERGAWRDHEVDFGIDTDAMSATMHYSGGALHVLAYSGHVVRLDLGTMACAVTALPAPVSCRARAGHCRGRLRFASSDGTRLRIWELEDADAGDWALKHEIGVSDVVPGGSSQAITFLFMAFHPEREVVYLWSPWKLLAFDLVEKRVEEEWAFGSDKEGAHLIQIWLFPFSRHLANALA from the coding sequence ATGGATGCCGAGCTGGGCGAGGACGTGGTCACGGAGATCCTCGCGAGGCTGCCGGCCAGGTCGCTGGCGCGGTTCCAGTGCGTCTCCACCTCGTGGCGGCGCATCATCTCCAGCGACTACCTCCGCCGCATGCTGCCGCTCATCACGTCGGGGGTTCTCTACCACGacggcccccgcggcggcggcgatgacggCGCGAGGCGGGCCTACACGTACGCTTGCGcgccggacggcggcggcgtcgcggaggCCGGCGACATGGCCTTCTTCCCGCGGCACAACGCGTCGACCATCATCGACGGCTGCAACGGCCTGCTGCTCTACTACGCGTCGCGCCCGGCGGCGTTCCACGTCGTGAACCCGACcacgcggcggtgggcggcgctgCCGGCACCGCGCGCCAGGACGCTGCTCTCTGTGCTGGCGTTCGACCCCTGCGCCTCGCCGCACTACAAGGTGGTTTGCTTCACGGGCTGGCTGCCCCGGGGCGCGACCATCGAGGTGTTCGACTCCGAGCGCGGCGCGTGGCGGGACCACGAGGTCGACTTCGGGATCGACACCGACGCCATGTCGGCCACCATGCACTACTCCGGCGGCGCGCTCCACGTGCTGGCATACTCGGGGCACGTCGTCCGCCTCGACCTGGGCACCATGGCGTGCGCGGTCACCGCGCTCCCGGCGCCCGTCAGCTGCCGGGCGCGCGCCGGGCACTGCCGGGGCCGCCTCCGGTTCGCGTCCAGCGACGGCACGCGCCTCAGGATCTGGGAGCTCGAGGACGCCGACGCGGGGGACTGGGCGCTGAAGCACGAGATCGGGGTCAGTGACGTCGTCCCCGGCGGCTCGAGCCAGGCCATCACCTTCCTGTTCATGGCGTTCCACCCGGAGAGGGAGGTGGTGTACCTGTGGTCGCCGTGGAAGCTGCTGGCGTTCGACTTGGTCGAGAAGCGCGTCGAGGAGGAGTGGGCGTTCGGGTCGGATAAAGAAGGCGCGCATCTCATTCAGATCTGGTTGTTTCCATTCTCGCGCCACTTGGCCAACGCCCTGGCCTGA